A part of Anaerolineales bacterium genomic DNA contains:
- a CDS encoding carbohydrate ABC transporter permease — MERGNQRTIHKPLNVQRELSLPILLGQKKSNQITTILAYFVLIIAALIVLFPLVWIALTSIKEPVLAYQIPPKWLFTPTLENYKQIFRDTPFARYFLNSAIIALTTTFFAILFGSFAAYSISRYKTGGGFFKGWILNNRTMPAIAILIPIFLLANIFKLFDTYWALIIPYLSFILPFSIWMIISYFDVIPRDMEEAALVDGATQLQALLYVDMPLAAPGIAATAILSFLFSWNEFLMALILTGNNTRTLPIAVSNYLTQRGVQYGPLSAAIVVMIIPVTLLAFSIRGYLVKGLSAGAIK, encoded by the coding sequence ATGGAAAGAGGAAATCAGAGAACGATCCACAAGCCACTAAATGTTCAAAGAGAACTATCTCTTCCAATCTTGTTGGGGCAGAAAAAAAGCAACCAGATTACAACGATATTGGCATATTTTGTTTTAATCATAGCAGCCCTTATTGTTCTATTTCCCCTTGTATGGATAGCTTTGACTTCGATAAAGGAACCAGTTTTAGCATATCAAATTCCTCCTAAATGGCTTTTTACTCCAACATTAGAAAATTATAAACAAATATTTCGAGATACACCCTTTGCGAGGTATTTTCTAAATTCCGCAATAATTGCATTAACTACAACTTTTTTTGCTATTTTATTTGGCTCATTTGCTGCATATTCAATTTCTCGATATAAAACTGGAGGTGGTTTTTTTAAGGGTTGGATACTTAATAACAGGACAATGCCAGCAATAGCGATCCTAATACCTATATTTTTACTTGCAAACATATTTAAACTATTTGATACCTATTGGGCGCTAATTATCCCTTACCTATCTTTTATTCTTCCATTTTCGATATGGATGATAATTAGTTATTTTGATGTAATTCCCAGGGATATGGAAGAGGCTGCCTTAGTCGATGGTGCAACACAGCTGCAGGCATTGTTATACGTAGATATGCCATTAGCAGCCCCTGGAATTGCAGCCACTGCTATATTGTCTTTCCTCTTTTCTTGGAATGAATTTTTAATGGCATTAATCCTTACAGGCAATAATACACGAACGTTACCGATAGCAGTGTCAAATTATCTTACTCAGAGAGGTGTACAGTATGGTCCACTAAGCGCTGCTATAGTTGTGATGATCATTCCTGTAACACTTTTAGCATTTTCAATCCGTGGTTACTTAGTGAAAGGGTTAAGCGCAGGTGCGATTAAATAA
- a CDS encoding aminopeptidase has product MHLSEWQRLADILVNYSTKIKKGDKVQITMMEADTFPLARAVYAEVIKAGGLPNIEFQSAYLERDLMLYGSDEQLDWVPDLQSFGMDWADAYIGLRGARNPHEFSSIPAQKIVAHKRAMGTISAMRNHVKHWVLVRVPNESFAQQAETSMDEMMSFFFNATLIDWEKESVRYGEIKEVYQNAESVRILGKNTDLRFSTRGRKYIVADGHFNMPDGEIFTSPIENSLEGKIYFEFPGVYAGQMAKGINLQFSSGKIVKATADTNEQLLNELINMDAGAQFIGEFGVGLNYGVDRFCSDILFDEKIGGTIHLAIGRGFEICNGTNHSSLHWDLIKDLRSEGKIFLDGKMVLQNGKYQV; this is encoded by the coding sequence ATGCATCTATCTGAATGGCAAAGATTGGCTGATATTCTCGTGAACTATTCGACGAAGATCAAAAAAGGGGACAAGGTTCAAATTACCATGATGGAAGCGGATACATTCCCTTTGGCAAGAGCGGTCTATGCAGAGGTGATCAAAGCTGGTGGCTTGCCAAATATTGAATTTCAATCTGCCTATCTTGAGAGAGATCTGATGCTTTACGGTTCTGACGAACAATTGGATTGGGTCCCTGATTTACAGTCATTCGGGATGGATTGGGCAGATGCTTATATTGGATTGCGCGGCGCGCGTAACCCACACGAATTCAGCAGTATTCCGGCTCAAAAAATAGTCGCTCATAAACGCGCTATGGGAACAATCTCAGCCATGCGCAACCATGTTAAGCACTGGGTTTTAGTGCGTGTACCCAATGAATCCTTTGCTCAACAAGCTGAAACAAGCATGGATGAAATGATGAGTTTCTTCTTCAATGCAACACTAATTGATTGGGAGAAAGAATCGGTTCGCTACGGTGAGATCAAGGAGGTCTACCAGAATGCAGAAAGCGTTCGGATTCTTGGGAAGAATACTGATCTTCGTTTCTCCACACGCGGTCGAAAATATATCGTTGCTGATGGTCACTTCAATATGCCTGATGGAGAAATTTTTACTTCTCCCATTGAAAACTCTCTTGAAGGAAAAATTTATTTTGAATTTCCCGGGGTTTATGCCGGTCAGATGGCGAAAGGGATAAATTTGCAATTCTCATCCGGAAAAATTGTTAAAGCAACGGCCGATACGAACGAGCAGCTGTTGAATGAATTGATCAACATGGATGCTGGCGCTCAATTTATTGGTGAATTTGGGGTTGGTTTAAATTATGGGGTAGACCGGTTCTGTTCCGACATTCTATTTGATGAAAAAATCGGGGGAACAATTCACCTTGCTATTGGTCGTGGATTTGAAATTTGCAATGGAACAAATCACTCGTCCTTGCATTGGGATTTGATTAAGGATCTACGCTCGGAAGGTAAGATTTTCTTGGATGGCAAGATGGTATTGCAAAATGGAAAATATCAGGTGTAA
- a CDS encoding SgcQ protein produces the protein MGFLHKLFAVDKPVIAMAHVPALPGTPKYDNELGIEGLINWVRKDIENLIQGGVDAIMLCNEDDRPYVLKADIGQVAAMTRVATEVKPKSIPFGIDFLWDPFAAIAIAHATGASFIREVITGTYESDMGIWAPNAGEVMRYRRQIGAENVYVFNNIVPEFASSLGTRSLALRAKSAVVSSLADAILISGPMAGDVPNLQAVTELKKATNGVPVFLNTGANSKNIASYLEVADGVIVGSSLKVDGYTWNAIDLSRVKEFMAIVNQVRMQKEEIKPQQLYESTQIKT, from the coding sequence ATGGGGTTCTTACATAAATTGTTTGCTGTTGATAAACCCGTCATTGCTATGGCGCATGTCCCAGCCCTGCCAGGCACACCAAAATATGATAACGAACTTGGAATAGAAGGCTTGATAAACTGGGTTCGCAAGGATATTGAGAATCTGATTCAGGGTGGAGTGGATGCTATTATGTTGTGCAATGAGGATGATCGTCCGTACGTCTTGAAAGCCGATATCGGGCAGGTTGCAGCAATGACCCGTGTTGCCACAGAAGTGAAACCAAAATCGATTCCGTTTGGAATCGATTTTTTATGGGACCCATTTGCTGCTATCGCCATCGCACACGCCACGGGAGCTTCCTTTATTCGGGAAGTTATAACCGGAACATATGAATCCGATATGGGAATCTGGGCTCCTAATGCTGGAGAAGTTATGCGTTATCGAAGACAAATCGGGGCTGAGAATGTATATGTGTTCAATAATATTGTACCGGAATTTGCTTCTTCATTAGGGACGCGTAGTCTAGCCTTAAGGGCAAAGAGTGCTGTGGTTTCAAGTCTTGCAGATGCAATCCTGATATCTGGACCGATGGCAGGAGATGTCCCCAATCTCCAAGCTGTTACGGAACTAAAAAAAGCAACAAATGGTGTTCCTGTCTTTCTAAACACAGGTGCAAATTCAAAGAATATAGCCAGTTACCTGGAGGTTGCAGATGGAGTTATTGTCGGTTCAAGTTTGAAAGTTGATGGTTATACCTGGAATGCAATCGATCTCTCTCGAGTGAAAGAATTTATGGCTATTGTGAATCAAGTAAGGATGCAAAAAGAAGAAATCAAGCCACAACAGTTATATGAATCAACTCAGATTAAAACATAA
- a CDS encoding DeoR/GlpR transcriptional regulator — MLKEERYQKILELIASDGKITVGEIVRLFDVSDMTARRDIKILEQSGLLRRVHGGAVSNLGRSYEPPYSIRSSHATQAKKAIGKAAADMILNGDSIVLDVGTTTLQIVRAIIDRRNLTIITASLPIANEIISKFSLANDIRLILAGGIVRARELSMTGHIAQETFSQFQVDKAFIGVGGIDIKSGLTEYNLEDALVKKPLLKTARQKIVVAEGEKLGRSVFATIGSITDIDMIITDITAAEDKIRSFRDIGIEVIIAQ; from the coding sequence ATGCTAAAAGAAGAAAGATATCAGAAGATCCTTGAACTCATTGCATCTGACGGGAAAATAACCGTTGGAGAGATTGTCCGCCTATTCGATGTGTCCGATATGACTGCCAGGCGAGATATAAAAATACTCGAGCAATCGGGATTGCTAAGACGCGTCCATGGAGGCGCCGTCAGCAACCTAGGACGCAGCTACGAACCGCCTTATAGTATTCGTTCTTCTCATGCTACCCAGGCAAAAAAAGCAATCGGCAAGGCAGCAGCGGATATGATACTTAATGGAGATAGCATTGTGCTTGATGTCGGAACAACGACCTTACAGATCGTTCGGGCTATTATAGATCGACGCAACCTGACGATCATTACCGCGAGCCTGCCGATCGCCAATGAGATAATATCTAAATTCTCACTGGCGAATGATATTCGTCTCATTCTGGCTGGAGGTATTGTCCGCGCTAGGGAATTATCAATGACTGGCCACATTGCACAGGAAACTTTCAGCCAATTCCAAGTCGATAAGGCCTTCATCGGTGTTGGTGGAATAGATATAAAAAGCGGTTTGACGGAATACAATCTGGAAGATGCGTTGGTGAAGAAACCATTGCTCAAGACGGCTAGGCAGAAGATTGTAGTTGCAGAAGGCGAGAAACTTGGACGATCAGTCTTTGCAACAATCGGTTCAATAACCGATATTGATATGATCATTACTGATATCACCGCTGCAGAGGATAAGATCAGGTCTTTTCGAGACATCGGCATTGAAGTGATTATTGCTCAATAA
- a CDS encoding 2-oxoacid:ferredoxin oxidoreductase subunit gamma, producing the protein MNETSIIISGFGGQGALFAGQMLGYTAMDAGRKVTWIPSYGPEMRGGTAHCTVIISHSDISSPLVSNPDVAVLMNLPSLDKYEPLTKQNGVIIANSSLINRELERDDINSLLVPANQIAEDLGYVRLANMVLIGSMIYLVPVVTLEMIRNALLTHVPDRHKALIQLNIKAIENGFALAEKSCLVSKYSN; encoded by the coding sequence ATGAACGAAACAAGTATCATCATTTCGGGATTTGGTGGACAGGGTGCATTATTCGCTGGGCAGATGCTTGGATACACCGCCATGGATGCTGGTCGAAAGGTAACCTGGATCCCTTCTTATGGTCCGGAAATGCGAGGCGGCACTGCCCATTGCACAGTAATCATTTCCCATTCTGATATAAGCTCTCCGCTGGTTAGTAATCCGGATGTTGCGGTCTTAATGAACCTCCCTTCGTTGGACAAATATGAACCACTCACCAAGCAGAATGGTGTAATCATCGCCAATTCCTCCCTAATAAACCGAGAACTTGAGCGGGATGACATAAATTCGTTGCTTGTTCCCGCCAATCAAATTGCAGAAGATCTGGGATACGTGCGCTTGGCGAATATGGTTTTGATTGGTAGTATGATCTACCTCGTCCCTGTAGTTACATTGGAGATGATCAGGAATGCCCTCCTCACCCATGTGCCAGATCGTCATAAGGCATTGATCCAACTAAATATCAAGGCAATAGAGAACGGCTTTGCCTTGGCTGAGAAGTCGTGTTTAGTTAGTAAATACTCAAATTAA
- a CDS encoding 2-oxoglutarate oxidoreductase, with translation MDVNNATQIVYQRPSLLNSQVVHYCPGCTHGTAHKLIAEVLGEMNIGSNVIGVASVGCSVFAFNYFNHDYVEAAHGRAPAMATGIKRVLPERLIYTYQGDGDLASIGMGEIMHAAVRGEKITVIFINNAIYGMTGGQLAPTTLPGMVTNSSPNGRDVETTGYPVRMAETLATMDGAGYVVRRSLHDSLNIRKAKKAIRLAFENQKRELGFSMVELLSTCPTNWGLTPQESSRFIEERMLPFYPIGDYKVNSEISKVKG, from the coding sequence ATGGACGTCAATAATGCGACTCAGATTGTTTACCAGCGTCCAAGCTTGTTGAATTCACAAGTGGTCCACTATTGTCCTGGTTGTACCCACGGAACAGCCCACAAACTCATTGCTGAAGTTCTAGGCGAAATGAATATTGGAAGTAATGTTATTGGTGTTGCTTCTGTTGGATGCTCGGTTTTTGCTTTCAACTATTTCAACCATGACTATGTTGAAGCCGCACATGGTCGTGCTCCAGCAATGGCTACCGGCATCAAACGCGTCCTACCCGAGCGACTTATTTATACCTACCAGGGGGACGGCGATTTAGCCTCGATCGGAATGGGTGAAATTATGCATGCTGCTGTGAGGGGAGAGAAGATCACAGTCATCTTTATAAATAATGCAATCTACGGGATGACTGGCGGCCAGTTGGCTCCGACCACCCTGCCTGGTATGGTGACCAACTCATCACCGAATGGTCGGGATGTGGAAACAACAGGGTATCCGGTCAGGATGGCAGAAACCCTCGCCACCATGGATGGAGCTGGGTACGTAGTTAGGCGAAGCTTGCATGACTCGCTGAACATTCGTAAGGCTAAGAAAGCAATCCGCTTAGCCTTTGAAAACCAAAAAAGAGAGTTGGGGTTTTCTATGGTTGAATTGCTTTCGACCTGTCCAACGAACTGGGGATTGACCCCTCAAGAGTCTTCTCGTTTTATTGAGGAGCGTATGTTGCCGTTCTATCCGATCGGGGACTATAAGGTCAACAGTGAGATCTCCAAGGTGAAGGGGTAA
- a CDS encoding 3-methyl-2-oxobutanoate dehydrogenase subunit VorB (catalyzes the coenzyme A-dependent oxidation of 3-methyl-2-oxobutanoate coupled to the reduction of ferredoxin producing S-(2-methylpropanoyl)-CoA), protein MQNNIKTQFLKGNEALAEAAIRAGCEGFFGYPITPSTEFLEYMSRRMPELGRAFVQAESELAAINMVYGAACTGKRVMTASSSPGISLMMEGVSYIAGTEVPAVIVNVMRGGPGLGNISPSQGDYNQVVKGGGHGDYFPIVLAPASVQEGVDLMTLAFDLADKYRNVVFLLIDGNIGQMMEPVLMPPMRDLPKEPPLWAVSGLSGRKPNALSSIHIDPSTEEITNIRLVQRSLEIADQEVRYTEYFMEDADLAIISFGTAARVALSAVQTSREKGIKVGLFRPITLAPFPKQRMREISRQVQRILVVEMNSGMMLEDVISLVQGRVPIDFYGRMGGMTPFPNEIEKEIDRLSQNQATEKIQPRRDWIARLARMRSGEA, encoded by the coding sequence ATGCAAAATAACATAAAAACTCAATTCTTAAAAGGCAATGAGGCATTGGCAGAGGCTGCCATTCGGGCTGGGTGTGAAGGTTTTTTTGGGTATCCTATCACCCCATCAACCGAATTCCTGGAATATATGTCGAGACGCATGCCCGAGCTAGGTCGTGCGTTTGTTCAAGCAGAGAGTGAGCTGGCTGCAATCAATATGGTCTATGGAGCAGCCTGTACTGGTAAGCGAGTAATGACGGCTTCATCAAGCCCAGGAATTAGCTTGATGATGGAGGGGGTTTCATACATCGCAGGCACTGAAGTTCCTGCGGTCATCGTGAATGTGATGCGAGGCGGACCCGGGCTAGGGAACATATCCCCTTCGCAAGGGGATTACAACCAGGTGGTCAAAGGAGGAGGGCATGGAGATTATTTTCCCATCGTGCTGGCTCCAGCAAGCGTACAAGAAGGCGTCGATCTGATGACACTGGCATTTGATCTGGCCGATAAGTATCGCAATGTAGTTTTCCTGCTAATCGATGGGAACATCGGACAAATGATGGAACCAGTTTTAATGCCTCCGATGCGGGATTTGCCAAAAGAGCCACCATTATGGGCTGTCAGTGGTCTTTCTGGAAGAAAGCCCAATGCCCTTTCATCCATCCATATTGATCCATCGACCGAGGAAATAACAAATATCAGGTTGGTTCAACGTTCACTAGAAATAGCAGATCAGGAAGTCAGGTACACGGAATATTTCATGGAGGATGCCGACCTGGCCATCATCAGCTTTGGTACTGCTGCCAGGGTTGCACTCTCGGCAGTTCAAACTTCACGCGAAAAAGGCATAAAGGTGGGGCTATTCCGCCCGATCACATTAGCGCCTTTTCCAAAGCAAAGAATGAGAGAAATTTCGAGGCAAGTACAACGGATTCTGGTCGTTGAGATGAATTCTGGGATGATGTTGGAGGATGTCATTTCACTTGTTCAGGGACGAGTCCCAATTGATTTCTATGGGCGGATGGGAGGCATGACACCATTCCCCAACGAAATTGAAAAGGAAATTGACCGTTTATCTCAAAACCAGGCGACCGAAAAGATTCAACCTCGTCGCGATTGGATAGCCAGGTTGGCACGAATGAGATCGGGGGAGGCATAA
- a CDS encoding 4Fe-4S ferredoxin, producing the protein MPRNGWIIVDHHHCKGCGLCVIECPKAAINLDLESLTPHGYHPAKLINGECTGCIVCAIVCPDAAITVYRSATKL; encoded by the coding sequence ATGCCAAGAAATGGTTGGATTATTGTGGATCACCATCATTGCAAAGGATGTGGATTGTGCGTGATCGAATGTCCAAAGGCTGCTATCAACCTCGATCTTGAGAGCCTGACTCCACATGGCTACCACCCGGCTAAACTGATAAACGGAGAGTGTACTGGCTGCATCGTGTGTGCGATTGTCTGTCCAGATGCTGCTATCACTGTTTATCGGTCGGCAACAAAATTGTGA